The Kineococcus radiotolerans SRS30216 = ATCC BAA-149 genomic interval GCTGGTGTTCCTCGCCCGCCTGCACGGGGTGGACCGGGGCGCGGCCGCGAAGCGCGGCCAGGACCTGCTGAGCCGTCTCGGCCTGGGCGACCGGGCCCAGGACAAGCTGGAGTCGCTCTCCCTCGGCAACCAGCAGCGCGTCCAGGTCGCGGCCTCGCTGGTGCACGACCCCGAGCTGCTCGTCCTCGACGAACCCTTCTCCGGTCTCGACCCCCTCGCCGTGGACGCCATGGCCGACCTGCTGCGCGAACGCGTCGCCGCCGGGGTGGGCGTCCTGTTCTCCAGCCACCAGCTCGACCTCGTGGACCGGCTCTGCGACGAGCTGGTGATCCTGCACGGCGGCCGGGTGGTCGCGGCGGGGGAACCCCAGGAGCTGCGGCGCCAGCGCGGCGGGTCCCGGTACCGGCTCGTCACCGACGCCGACCCCGACTGGCTGCGCGACGTGCCCGGGGTCCGCGTCGTGGAACGCCGCTCCGACGGGATCGTCCTGGAACTCCTGCAGGGCGGCGACCTGGACCAGCGCGTCCTCGCCGAAGCGCTGCGACGGGGGCCGGTCCGCTCCTTCGCGCCGCTGCTGCCCACGTTGTCCGAACTGTTCCAGGAGGTGTCCCGGTGAGGGGCCAGTGGTGGATCGTCGCCCAGCGGGAGATGACCGAGCGCCTGCGCGACAAGGGGTTCATCTTCTCGACCGCGCTGCTGTTCGTCATCGTCGCCGCCGCGGCCGTCCTGCCCGCGGTGTTCTCCGGGGGGACCGACGACTACGACGTGGCCGTCACCTCCTCCGCGCAGCCGCTGGTCGCCGCGCGACCCGGTGAGGACCCCGACACCCGGATCGCGCTGCGCGAGGTCGCCGACGACGCGGCCGCCGAGGCCGCCGTCCGTTCCGGCGACGTCGACGCCGCCGTGGTCACCGGGGACCGCGGCGCGGTCATCGTCGGCGACCGCACGGTGTCCGACACCCTCGCCGGTGTCCTCCGGGACCGGATCGGCACCGCCCAGACCGTGCAGGGTTTCCAGGACCTCGGCGTGGACCGCGCCGAGACCGAACGCGTCCTGTCCCTGCCGCCGCCCGCGACGCAGCTGCTCGACCCCGACGCCGTCGACCCGCTGCTGGTGTACTTCCTCGGCCTCGCGTTCGCGGTGCTGTTCTTCCAGATCGTCGTCATCTTCGGGTACTCCATCGCCCAGAGCGTCGTGCAGGAGAAGCAGACGCGGGTCATCGAACTGCTCGTCACCACCGTGCCGGTGCGCCAGCTGCTCATCGGCAAGATCCTCGGCAACGGCATCCTCGCCTTCGGGCAGGTCCTGCTGCTCGTCGCGGCCGGGCTGGGCGCGCTGGCCCTCGCCCAGCCGGAACTGCTGGAGAGCCTGCCCGGGATCCCCAGCGCCGCGGTGTGGTTCCTCGTGTTCTTCGTCCTCGGGTTCGCGATGCTCTCGTGCCTGTGGGCGGCGGCGGGGGCCATGGCCAGCCGCCTGGAGGACCTGCAGTCCACCGCGACCCCGGTGCAGATGTTCGTCATGCTGCCGTTCTTCGCGAGCTTCCTCGCCAACGAACCCGGCGCCCTGCAGACGGCGCTGAGCTACATCCCGCTGTCCTCGCCGATGGTCATGCCCAAGCGCGTCGTCCAGGGCGACGTCGCGCTGTGGGAACCGCTGCTCTCGCTGCTGATCATCGCCGCGACGGCCGTCCTCTTCGTCGCCGTCGCCCGCCGGCTCTACGAGAACAGCCTGCTGCAGACCGGACGCTCGCTGGGGTTCCGGTCCGCCTGGAGGAAGGCCGTCTGAGCTTGCGAGGATGGTCCGGTGAGTGAACCGGACGGGTACGTGGAGCGGGTCGTCGGCGTCGGGCCCTGGGAGGGGCCCTGGCCCGACGACCCCCGCTACGACCCGGACCTGCTGCGCGAGGGCGACCGGCGCAACGTCGGCGACGAGTACCGCTACTGGTCCAACGCCGCGATCGTCGCCGACCTCGACACCCGCCGGAACCCCCTGCACGTCGCCGTCGAGAACTGGCAGCACGACGCGAACATCGGCTCGGTGGTCCGCACCGCGAACGCCGTCAACGCCGCCGGCGCCCACGTCGTGGGCCGCAAGCGGTGGAACCGCCGCGGCGCGATGGTCACCGACCGCTACCTCACCGTCCACCACCACGGCGACGTCGCGGACCTGGTGGCCTGGGCGCGGGAACGGGGCCTGCCCATCGTCGGAATCGACAACGTCGAGGGCTCGGTCCCGCTGGAGACCTACGACCTGCCGCGCGAGTGCGTGCTGCTCTTCGGGCAGGAGGGGCCCGGGCTGTCGGAGGAGGCCGTGGCCGCCTGCGTCGACGTCCTGGCCATCGCCCAGTTCGGGTCCACCCGCTCCCTCAACGTCGGCGCCGCGGCCGCCGTGGCGATGCACGCCTGGGTGCGCCGCCACGTCTTCGGGCAGCGCCCCTGCTGAGGATCCTGGCACCTCGGGCGGGCAGGAGCGGTAGACCCCCGCTCCGGGGCCCGGGGAGCATCGGGGGGTGACGTTCTCCCTCGGCATCGTCGGCGCCGGCCAGTTCGCCGGCTCCTTCTCCAAGCTCTTCCAGCTCCACCCCGACGTCGGTGACATCCACGTGACGGACCTGCGGCCCGAGCGCGCCCGGGCGCTCGTGGACGCCCAGGGCCTCGCGGGCACCTTCCCCGACGTCGAGCGGATGCTCGACTCCCCGCTGGACGCGGTGGCGGTCTTCACCCAGCGCTGGACCCACGGCCCGCTCGTCGCGGCCGCCCTCGACGCGGGCAAGCACGTGTACTCCGCGGTGCCGATGGCCATCACGGTCGAGGAGGTCGCCGCCATCGTGGACCGGGTCCGGCGCACGGGGCTCACTTACGTGATGGGGGAGACGAGCCACTACAACCCGGCCGTGGTCTACGTCCGCCAGCGCCTCGCCGAGCTCGGCCAGGTCTTCTACGCCGAGGGCGACTACGTCCACGACATGGACCTCGGGTTCTACGACGCCTACCGCTTCTCCGGCGGCGAGGGGTGGAAGTCCACCGCCAGCTACCCGCCCATGCTCTACCCCACCCACGCCGTGGGCGGGGTGCTGGGCGCGCTGCCCACCCACGCGACGAGCGTGTCGTGCATCGGGACCCCGGACCGCCGCGGCGACGGGGTCTTCGACCGCGAGGTCAGCCGGTTCGACAACGACGTCTCCAACGCCACGGCCCTCTTCGAGCTCGCCGGCGGCGGGTCGATGCGGACCAACGAGTTCCGCCGCGTCGGCTACCCCAGCCACCTCAAGGAGTCCCGGTTCCGGTTCTTCGGCACCGAGGCGAGCTTCGAGCAGACCGTGAGCCAGAGCGTCTGGATGGACAAGCAGGGCTTCACCGACGTCACCGACCTGCTGGAGGCCCGGCCCAGCCTGGCCGAGGACGACCCGTCGCTGGCCGGGGTCTCCCCCGCGCTGCGGGCGGCGTTCGTGTCGGGGACCGCGCCGGTGCACGACCGCTCGCGCCTCCCGGACAGCTTCACGGGCGCCCCGAACGGGCACGAGGGCGCGCACCACTTCCTCGTCGACGACTTCGTCCGGGCCGTGACGACCCGGACGCCGGCGCCGGTCGACGCCTGGACCGCGGCGCGCTACACGCTGCCCGGGATCGTGGCCCACGAGTCGATGCGCCGCGGCGGGGAGCGCCTCCCGATCCCCGACCACGGCGACGGGCCGGCCTGAACCGGCCGCCCCCGGACGACGAACGGCGCCCCACCGCAGGTGGGGCGCCGTTCGTCGTCGCGCGGGATCAGGGCAGGACGAGGACCTGACCGACCCGGATGTGCGCGGGGTTGTCACCGATGGCGGCGCGGTTGACGTTCCACACCGCGACGTAGCCGCCGACGACGCCGTTGTTCACCGCGATGCGGTACAGCGTCTCGCCGGGGGCGACGGTGTGGGTCCGCACGCCCGCCGGAGCCGCCTCCACGACCGCCACCGGGGCGGGAGCGGGCGCCGGGGCCGGGGCCGGCGCCGGAGCGGGGGCGGGCGCCGGAGCGGGGGCCGGGTGCAGGAGCGCCTGCTCCATGCCGACCGGGTCGGCCGCGCCGTTCAGGCCCAGCTTGCGCGAGCAGGAGGGCCAGGCGCGCCAGCCCTGCCGGGCGAGGACGCGCTCGGCGACGACGATCTGCTGCTCGCGGGAGGCGAGGTCGGCGCGGGGGGCGAACTGGCCGCCGCCGAAGCCGGTCCAGGTGCGGGGGCTGAACTGGATGCCCCCGTAATAGCCGTTGCCGGTGTTGATGTGCCAGTTGCCGCCGGACTCGCACTGAGCGAGGCGGTCCCACTGCTCCAGGGGAGCGGCGGAGGCGCTGGAGACGGGGCCGAGGAGCGCGGCGCCGGCCGCGCCGGCGGCGGCGGTGGCGAGCAGGCCGCGGCGGACGAACGAGGAGTTGCTGGGCGCACGGTGACGTGCCGGGGCGCGACGGATCGCAGACATGGTTGGCCTCCAACGCCTGCGAGGTCAGCTGTCGGGTTCGGGTCGAAGGTGTGACCCGGCCGCGCGGACGCGGCTTCACCCCGAGGACTCCCGCACGGGTGCGGTCGTCCGAGGAACCTTGGGTCCCCCGCTCCTGCCCACGGGTTCTGCTACCGGCGCGGTGGGCAGGACTCGGCGTCTCCGCGGCCGTGTCCCCGAAAGGGCTCGGGGACGGACCGACGGTAACAAGCCGGAGGCCTCCCGTACACCGTCCCGTGGCCGCTCCGTGACGCCGGGACGGGTCCGGCCCCGCTGCCCGGGCGGGGAACGCGCCCCGGTGTGACACGGATCACCCCCTGGAGGGGCCGGGTCAGCTGTTGGCGAGCAGCTTCGCGACGGCTTCCTCGATGCGCGGGGTGAAGTCCCCGGCCCGCTCGCCCTCGCGGCCGTGCAAGGGCTCCCCGAAGGTCACGTGGACCGGCGGGCGCCCCTTGGCGGGCCAGTTCCTCCGCGGCGGCATCGCGTCGTAGGTCCCGCGCAGCGCGATCGGCACCACCGGCACCCCCGCCTCCAGGGCGAGGTAGGCCGCGCCCTTCTTGAAGGGGCGCATCTCGCCCGTGTAGCTGCGCCCGCCCTCGGGGAACATCACCAGGCTCCAGCCGTCGGCGAGCAGGCGCGAGGAGGCGTGCGGGCCGCGCCCGCCGCGGCGCTCCAGCGGGAAGGTGCCGATGACCAGGCCGGAGGGCGCCGCGCGCCACCACACGTCGAAGAAGTAGTCCGCCGCCGCCGACACCGCCACCCGCCGCCGCCGGCGCGGGCCCAGGGCCTCCAGCAGGACCGGCGCGTCCAGGTGCGAGGAGTGGTTGGAGACCAGGATGGCCGGGCCGCCGATCCGGTCGAGCACCTCGACGTTGTCGACGGTGATCGTGAGCTCGGCCCGCAGGACCGGGGTGAGCAGCACCCGCTGCAGCAGCCCGCGCACCGCCGTCGCCGGGGCCGAGCGCACCCAGTCGTTGCGGTGCACCGACCGGGCGTTCCCGTCGCCCGGTGCGGGAGCGGATCCGGAGCGCTTGCGCAGCAACGGGAGCGCTCGCACGATCCGGGTGGGTCGGGGGATCCCCATCAGCTTCGCCATCCTTCGGTCCTCGACACCGGCGGTCCGCCTCGACTGCTCGACGGTGTGGAGCGCACGGTCCGCATCCTGCCACGTCTCCTGCTGCGCCACCCCCGCCCCGAGGGGCGGGGGGCGCGGCTCAGTCGGTGCCCGCGAGCACCAGCTGCGGGACCCGCAGCCGGCGCGCCGGCGAGGACGCCGCCCAGTCCGCCACCGGCCAGCGCGAGGCGCGCGCGAGCCGGAACAGCGGGACGTCGGGGGAGACGGCCGTCGGGTTGCCGACGGTCTTCAGCAGCGGCACGTCGACGTGGGAGTCGGCGTAGGCGTAGCTGGCGGCCAGGTCCGCGCCCTCCACCTCGGCGTAGCGGCGCAGCCAGGCCGCGCGGGCCTCCCCGACCAGCGGCGGGGAGGTGAGGAAGCCGTTGGCCCGGCGGTGCCCGCCGAGGTCGCGCTCCTCGTCGAGCTCGGTGCACACGACCTCGTCGAAGAGCCCCTCCAGCGGCCGGGTCACCTGGCGCACGTCACCGGTCATGAGGATCGTGCGGTGCCCGGCGTCGCGGTGGGCCTGGATGCGGCGCAGCGCGTCGGAGGACACCTGCTCCAGGAACCGGGGGGCGTGCACGTCGTCGACGTAGGCCTCCAGGCGGTCCAGGTCGACCCCGGCGTAGCCGCGGAACAGCGAGCGCAGGAAGCTGCCGCGGTCGCGGCGCTCGGCGGCGATCCAGCCGGGCAGGTGCCGCACGATCCGGCCGAACTCCGCCACCCGGGCCGGGGCGTCGAGGGCGGACAGCCGCAGCGCCAGGTAGGAGTCGACGACGGTGCCCGGCAGCAGCGTCCCGGCCAGGTCGAAGACGGCCAGCACCGGCGCCGCCCCCTCGGCCACGGGCTTCAGCTCGCGCGGGCCGCTGGCCTCGGTCAGCGTGCGGCGGCGGCGGATCTCCTCGTACTTGCGCATCTGGGTCGTGACGCTGGGGCAGTGGCTCTCCAGCCAGTAGTGCCGCCAGTCCACGACGGAGGTGTCGAAGCCGAACAGCTCGACGTCGGCCGGGTCCAGGGCCCGGTGCAGGGCCAGGGTGTTGTCGTCGACGAACCGCAGCTCGGCCTCGGTGTAGGCCTTGTACAGGTCCATGTAGCGGCGGCCGAAGTCGATCTGGCGGCGCGCCTGGTCGAGCTTGCGGGAGGCCTCGCGGACCCGCTCCGAGCGGGGGGCGAGGGCCAGCAGGCGGTCCCCGGCGCTGGTCAGCAGCTCCCCGGCGCGGACCTTGCGCTCCACGGCGCGCCCGCCGGGGAAGTCCCACGTCGGCATGACCGCGGGGGAGGAGTCGAAGGGGTGCTCCGTGAAGTACTCGCGGATGAACTCGTAGACGTCGCGGAAGGTCAGCGGGTTCCGGCTGCCCGAGGACACGTGGTAGTACGCCGGCTGCGACAGCGGCGGCGGGGTCGCCGACGCCTTGAGGATCGCGTTGACGACGTGGTCGATGGGGACGACGTCGATCACGGAGTCCGGGGCGGCGGGGAACTCGGTGAGCTCCCCGCGGCCGTAGGCCAGGATGATCGGCTCGGCCATCTTGAAGCCCTCGATCCACCCGGGGTGGGGGTGCTGCACGGCCGACTCGACGATGCTCGGGCGCAGGATCGTCGTCGGGACCACCGGCGCGGCGATCTCCTCGACGAGGCGCTCGCCCATCGCCTTGGTGAAGGTGTAGCAGTCGGTCCAGCCCAGCGTGCGGGCCCGCTCCTTGCCCGCGGCGACCTGGCGCTCGGCGACCCACTTCACCCGGCGCTCCTCCGCCCCGGCGGCCACGCTCAGCGGCCCCGCGCGCCCGTGGTCGCGCTCGGCGGCGCTGAGGAACGCCTTGAGCTGCGCCTCGAGGCGGGAGTCCTCCTCGATGCGGGCGGCCAGGCGCA includes:
- a CDS encoding ABC transporter ATP-binding protein, producing the protein MLVLEKITRRFGDRLALDDVSLSVPDGRMVGFVGANGAGKTTTMRIALGVLAADSGTVTFRGRVPDLATRRRFGYMPEERGLYPKGRLLEQLVFLARLHGVDRGAAAKRGQDLLSRLGLGDRAQDKLESLSLGNQQRVQVAASLVHDPELLVLDEPFSGLDPLAVDAMADLLRERVAAGVGVLFSSHQLDLVDRLCDELVILHGGRVVAAGEPQELRRQRGGSRYRLVTDADPDWLRDVPGVRVVERRSDGIVLELLQGGDLDQRVLAEALRRGPVRSFAPLLPTLSELFQEVSR
- a CDS encoding ABC transporter permease, whose translation is MRGQWWIVAQREMTERLRDKGFIFSTALLFVIVAAAAVLPAVFSGGTDDYDVAVTSSAQPLVAARPGEDPDTRIALREVADDAAAEAAVRSGDVDAAVVTGDRGAVIVGDRTVSDTLAGVLRDRIGTAQTVQGFQDLGVDRAETERVLSLPPPATQLLDPDAVDPLLVYFLGLAFAVLFFQIVVIFGYSIAQSVVQEKQTRVIELLVTTVPVRQLLIGKILGNGILAFGQVLLLVAAGLGALALAQPELLESLPGIPSAAVWFLVFFVLGFAMLSCLWAAAGAMASRLEDLQSTATPVQMFVMLPFFASFLANEPGALQTALSYIPLSSPMVMPKRVVQGDVALWEPLLSLLIIAATAVLFVAVARRLYENSLLQTGRSLGFRSAWRKAV
- a CDS encoding TrmH family RNA methyltransferase; amino-acid sequence: MSEPDGYVERVVGVGPWEGPWPDDPRYDPDLLREGDRRNVGDEYRYWSNAAIVADLDTRRNPLHVAVENWQHDANIGSVVRTANAVNAAGAHVVGRKRWNRRGAMVTDRYLTVHHHGDVADLVAWARERGLPIVGIDNVEGSVPLETYDLPRECVLLFGQEGPGLSEEAVAACVDVLAIAQFGSTRSLNVGAAAAVAMHAWVRRHVFGQRPC
- a CDS encoding Gfo/Idh/MocA family protein — protein: MTFSLGIVGAGQFAGSFSKLFQLHPDVGDIHVTDLRPERARALVDAQGLAGTFPDVERMLDSPLDAVAVFTQRWTHGPLVAAALDAGKHVYSAVPMAITVEEVAAIVDRVRRTGLTYVMGETSHYNPAVVYVRQRLAELGQVFYAEGDYVHDMDLGFYDAYRFSGGEGWKSTASYPPMLYPTHAVGGVLGALPTHATSVSCIGTPDRRGDGVFDREVSRFDNDVSNATALFELAGGGSMRTNEFRRVGYPSHLKESRFRFFGTEASFEQTVSQSVWMDKQGFTDVTDLLEARPSLAEDDPSLAGVSPALRAAFVSGTAPVHDRSRLPDSFTGAPNGHEGAHHFLVDDFVRAVTTRTPAPVDAWTAARYTLPGIVAHESMRRGGERLPIPDHGDGPA
- a CDS encoding transglycosylase family protein, with the protein product MSAIRRAPARHRAPSNSSFVRRGLLATAAAGAAGAALLGPVSSASAAPLEQWDRLAQCESGGNWHINTGNGYYGGIQFSPRTWTGFGGGQFAPRADLASREQQIVVAERVLARQGWRAWPSCSRKLGLNGAADPVGMEQALLHPAPAPAPAPAPAPAPAPAPAPAPVAVVEAAPAGVRTHTVAPGETLYRIAVNNGVVGGYVAVWNVNRAAIGDNPAHIRVGQVLVLP
- a CDS encoding lysophospholipid acyltransferase family protein codes for the protein MAKLMGIPRPTRIVRALPLLRKRSGSAPAPGDGNARSVHRNDWVRSAPATAVRGLLQRVLLTPVLRAELTITVDNVEVLDRIGGPAILVSNHSSHLDAPVLLEALGPRRRRRVAVSAAADYFFDVWWRAAPSGLVIGTFPLERRGGRGPHASSRLLADGWSLVMFPEGGRSYTGEMRPFKKGAAYLALEAGVPVVPIALRGTYDAMPPRRNWPAKGRPPVHVTFGEPLHGREGERAGDFTPRIEEAVAKLLANS
- a CDS encoding SDR family oxidoreductase, whose amino-acid sequence is MRLAEQLDSKRFLLTGVTGFIGEALLQRLLVDLPGATALALVRPKPGQSGEDRLRAVLRKPIFRAAGDVDDLVATRVQALEGDLADVPELPSDIDVVVHCAGDVSFDPLIQDAFTTNVLGTRSLVERTLEASERGHGAVHYVHVSTAYVGGRRRGAVPERAVDHQVDWRTETDAGLRLAARIEEDSRLEAQLKAFLSAAERDHGRAGPLSVAAGAEERRVKWVAERQVAAGKERARTLGWTDCYTFTKAMGERLVEEIAAPVVPTTILRPSIVESAVQHPHPGWIEGFKMAEPIILAYGRGELTEFPAAPDSVIDVVPIDHVVNAILKASATPPPLSQPAYYHVSSGSRNPLTFRDVYEFIREYFTEHPFDSSPAVMPTWDFPGGRAVERKVRAGELLTSAGDRLLALAPRSERVREASRKLDQARRQIDFGRRYMDLYKAYTEAELRFVDDNTLALHRALDPADVELFGFDTSVVDWRHYWLESHCPSVTTQMRKYEEIRRRRTLTEASGPRELKPVAEGAAPVLAVFDLAGTLLPGTVVDSYLALRLSALDAPARVAEFGRIVRHLPGWIAAERRDRGSFLRSLFRGYAGVDLDRLEAYVDDVHAPRFLEQVSSDALRRIQAHRDAGHRTILMTGDVRQVTRPLEGLFDEVVCTELDEERDLGGHRRANGFLTSPPLVGEARAAWLRRYAEVEGADLAASYAYADSHVDVPLLKTVGNPTAVSPDVPLFRLARASRWPVADWAASSPARRLRVPQLVLAGTD